From the genome of Chroicocephalus ridibundus chromosome 1, bChrRid1.1, whole genome shotgun sequence, one region includes:
- the GALNT4 gene encoding polypeptide N-acetylgalactosaminyltransferase 4, which translates to MRIRLARRWTWVRKSCVFLAFLTIAYFVVELSVSSFGASLGVESITKGKWERRFSDRAGEAVDLARPVYDKSPPDPYAPGEWGKPSRLQLSPEEKKQEEELIEKYAINIYLSDKISLHRHIEDNRLSGCKSKSYDYRRLPTTSVIIAFYNEAWSTLLRTIHSVLETSPSVLLKEIILVDDLSDKVYLKTELEKYISSLKRVRLIRTNKREGLVRARLIGATFATGDVLTFLDCHCECVSGWLEPLLQRIAENETVIVCPVIDTIDWKTFEYYMQTSEPMIGGFDWRLTFQWHSVPKHERLRRKSETDPIRSPTMAGGLFAVSKKYFEYLGTYDTGMDVWGGENLELSFRVWQCGGILEIHPCSHVGHVFPKRAPYARPNFLQNTARAAEVWMDEYKEHFYNRNPSARKENYGDISERKILRERLKCKSFNWYLKNIFPELHVPEDRPGWHGAIRSAGIPSECLDYVLPEHHPTGAHLSLFGCHGQGGNQFFEYTSNKEIRFNSVTELCAEVPEHEDFIGMRNCPKDGSPIPEIIIWHFKEDGTIYHPHSGKCLTAYRTTEGRADVQMRTCNAADKNQIWKYEK; encoded by the coding sequence ATGAGGATCCGGCTGGCGAGAAGATGGACGTGGGTCCGCAAAAGCTGCGTGTTTCTCGCCTTCTTGACGATCGCTTACTTTGTGGTCGAGCTGTCCGTTTCTTCCTTCGGGGCCTCCCTCGGTGTGGAGAGCATCACCAAAGGGAAATGGGAGAGGCGATTTTCTGACCGAGCAGGCGAGGCTGTGGATTTGGCTCGTCCAGTTTATGACAAATCCCCGCCTGATCCTTATGCCCCTGGAGAATGGGGTAAGCCCTCTCGCCTGCAGCTGAGTCCcgaggaaaagaaacaggaagaagagCTGATTGAGAAGTATGCGATTAATATCTACTTGAGTGATAAAATCTCCCTCCACCGGCACATTGAAGATAATCGACTGAGTGGCTGTAAAAGTAAATCTTATGACTACAGAAGATTGCCCACGACGTCTGTTATAATTGCTTTCTACAATGAAGCCTGGTCAACGTTGCTACGGACGATACATAGTGTTCTTGAAACATCACCTTCAGTGCTTCTAAAAGAAATTATACTGGTGGATGACTTGAGTGACAAAGTGTATTTGAAGACTGAACTTGAAAAATACATAAGCAGTCTGAAAAGAGTTCGTTTGATAAGAACAAACAAACGAGAAGGATTGGTTCGTGCACGTTTAATTGGCGCCACTTTTGCTACTGGTGATGTCCTCACGTTTCTGGACTGTCACTGTGAATGTGTCTCCGGCTGGCTGGAACCACTGCTCCAGAGGATTGCTGAGAATGAGACTGTTATTGTTTGTCCTGTCATTGACACCATTGACTGGAAAACATTTGAATACTACATGCAAACGTCAGAGCCCATGATCGGGGGGTTTGACTGGCGGCTAACATTCCAGTGGCACTCGGTGCCTAAACACGAACGTCTCAGGCGCAAATCTGAAACCGACCCAATCAGATCCCCAACTATGGCTGGTGGCTTGTTTGCTGTCAGTAAGAAGTATTTTGAGTACCTGGGTACCTATGATACAGGAATGGATGTTTGGGGCGGGGAGAACTTAGAATTATCATTTAGGGTTTGGCAGTGTGGAGGCATTTTGGAAATTCATCCATGCTCCCATGTAGGCCATGTGTTTCCAAAGCGTGCACCATATGCTAGACCGAATTTCCTGCAGAACACGGCACGTGCTGCTGAGGTGTGGATGGATGAGTACAAAGAGCATTTTTACAACAGAAATCcttcagccagaaaagaaaactATGGagatatttctgaaagaaaaatactaaggGAGCGTTTGAAATGCAAGAGTTTTAactggtatttaaaaaacatatttcctgAGCTGCATGTACCAGAAGATCGTCCTGGCTGGCATGGTGCTATCCGCAGTGCAGGAATACCTTCGGAATGCCTTGACTATGTCTTACCAGAACATCATCCTACTGGGGCTCACCTTTCTCTCTTTGGATGTCATGGTCAGGGAGGCAATCAATTTTTTGAATACACATCAAATAAGGAGATTAGATTTAACTCTGTAACTGAGCTATGTGCTGAAGTCCCTGAGCATGAAGATTTTATAGGTATGAGGAACTGCCCAAAAGATGGATCTCCTATCCCAGAAATTATTATATGGCATTTCAAAGAAGATGGAACTATCTATCATCCTCATTCAGGAAAGTGCCTTACAGCTTATCGTACAACTGAGGGGCGTGCTGATGTGCAAATGAGAACTTGTAATGCTGCAGATAAAAATCAGATTTGGAAATATGAGAAATAA